The following are encoded together in the Osmia lignaria lignaria isolate PbOS001 chromosome 13, iyOsmLign1, whole genome shotgun sequence genome:
- the STUB1 gene encoding STIP1 homology and U-box containing protein 1: MSKMYTTANLSDKELKEQGNRLFNLHKYEDAAYCYTKAIIKNPTQALYFTNRALCNLKLKRWESSCQDCRRALDIDPCLVKGHFFLGLALLEMELFGEAVKHLQRAVDLAKEQKLNYGDDMTSILRQARKRLFQLREEQRIAQDIELQSYLNQLIVEDAERSLAALKEQETAKETNGKIEGEGVSNEFARKKEEIEEKRDTCMAQLNDLFAKVDERRRKREVPDYLCGKISFEILQEPVITPSGITYERKDIEEHLQRVGHFDPVTRVRLTQDQLIPNLAMKEVVDTFLQENEWALYY, translated from the exons ATGAGTAAGATGTATACAACCGCCAATCTCTCTGACAAGGAATTAAAGGAACAAGGAAATCGTCTTTTCAATCTTCACAAATATGAGGATGCTGCGTACTGCTACACCAAAGCAATT ATCAAAAATCCAACCCAAGCGTTATACTTTACGAACCGAGCTTTGTGTAACCTAAAATTGAAACGATGGGAATCGTCCTGTCAAGACTGCAGACGTGCTCTTGACATCGATCCATGTCTGGTAAAAGGTCATTTTTTCTTGGGTCTTGCTCTTCTTGAAATGGAACTTTTCGGCGAAGCTGTCAAACATTTACAAAGAG CTGTGGATTTGGCTAAGGAACAAAAGTTGAACTATGGAGATGATATGACCAGTATTTTAAGACAAGCACGAAAACGTCTATTTCAATTGAGAGAAGAACAGAGGATTGCTCAAGATATTGAACTGCAATCATATTTAAACCAGTTAATAGTAGAAGATGCTGAAAGAAGCTTGGCTGCTTTAAAGGAACAAGAAACAGCAAAAGAAACAAATGGTAAAATTGAAGGGGAAGGTGTGTCTAATGAATTTGCAAGGAAAAAAGAGGAgatagaagaaaaaagagatACCTGTATGGCTCAGCTTAATGATTTGTTTGCAAAAGTTGATGAAAGAAGAAGG AAAAGAGAAGTACCTGATTATTTGTGTGGAAAGAttagttttgaaattttacaagagCCTGTAATTACACCAAGTGGAATTACATACGAACGAAAAGACATTGAAGAACATTTGCAAAGGGTGGGACACTTTGATCCAGTTACTCGAGTTCGCTTAACACAAGATCAGCTGATTCCTAACTTAGCTATGAAAGAAGTAGTAGATACGTTTCTGCAAGAAAACGAATGggcattatattattaa
- the PGAP1 gene encoding GPI inositol-deacylase yields the protein MIRIKSLFIYTTLFLLLMLFLLLYMLGAARYVTDFEENTCDMTYMFEYPQYVRISLDNKLEEQYRRYGLYAYGEGFITEKLRRMYFSGIPVLFIPGNAGSHEQVRSLASVSLRKSLKNRTPFHFDYFTVSFGKDYSALYGGVLMDETLYVSYCIQKILSLYKTNVENIILIGHSMGGIIAKGSLVLTPNLNASVASIIITLAAPHTPVLVLDSTLAAYYRNLNDHLSEIKEAGTSVVSIGGGPRDILVAPTQILDSTADINVISTAIPDVWKSTDHLCILWCKQLVLAVVRSLFDSVNYSQKPPKIFSEPDERMEALSYHFYHRTSGKKLYTYKPTIQFESGGEWIEDIRRHYTWTSKNLSKRISSIYLMIRLREDPEYLTIDTINLESKDWLFVCSASSIERQSRVCTWGWNLTNKTRISVDPLHRLRKTVDLNLEEIKYPGVTHIVVRITPDDLENYVEVNVNLYPYDTRVIPVRGGLPVLKNLFTKSQVRKSDYGHIRYYATLENINAVAVELKASGCTDPKHHAIVELIEPWSVGVTQMQFFTVVDNGPKTLKVQTKYDSSNISASLRITLDPACLYEINIRESGIIDQISCIVRDRWYLLYTTIISLLLVFLSIRINPGHEQIPVILITIFFSFYYNLVLESLVATAILCALTIGVCCSIIFLGSVAHSIAVRFLARAIAFSTTWSDWLLGGLNQLPFITAILVLSLVPATCGASAMIISVFLYFLNLTRMYEDYLEDLLMASLQHFNLIRQFRNLGNDPEEHENTRQKIFNHLIVFILWCFTAIPAIPSVLVWAKNFSYDMRLSTEDPLLLQSWIILVACSTLGWVQVPTNHQGTRSQLLSSILYFVGWIVLSMGAANHPSFYQYYIPPTVAGITAIIALNFITS from the exons ATGATTCGAAttaaatctttatttatttatactacattatttttattgttaatgTTATTCCTCCTATTGTATATGCTTGGAGCTGCTCGTTATGTTACGGATTTTGAGGAAAATACCTGTGATATGACATATATGTTTGAATATCCTCAGTATGTG AGAATCTCTTTGGATAACAAACTAGAAGAACAATATAGAAGATATGGATTATATGCATATGGAGAAGGTTTCATTACAGAAAAACTTAGAAGGATGTATTTCTCAGGAATACCAGTTCTTTTTATACCAGGCAATGCAGGATCTCATGAGCAAG taAGATCTCTGGCTTCTGTGAGTTTAAGGAAAAGTTTAAAAAACAGAACTCCATTTCATTTTGACTATTTCACAGTTTCATTTGGCAAAGACTATTCTGCCTTATATGGAG GTGTACTAATGGATGAAACATTATATGTTTCATATTGTATACAAAAAATTTTAAGTTTATACAAGACCAATGTAGAGAATATTATACTTATTGGACATTCAAtg ggAGGTATTATAGCTAAAGGTTCTCTGGTATTAACACCAAATTTAAATGCTAGTGTTGcaagtattattattactttgGCTGCACCTCATACACCAGTGTTGGTATTAGATAGTACTTTAGCTGCTTATTATCGAAATTTGAATGATCACTTGAGTGAAATAAAAGAAGCAGGCACAAGTGTAGTATCAATAGGAGGAGGACCACGAGATATACTTGTGGCTCCAACACAAATTTTAGATTCTACAGCAGATATAAATGTTATTTCTACTGCTATACCTGATGTTTGGAAATCTACAGATCATCTATGTATTCTTTGGTGCAAACAATTAGTACTTGCTGTTGTGCGATCATTATTTGATTCGGTCAATTATTCTCAAAAACCTCCGAAAATTTTCTCTGAACCTGACGAAAGAATGGAGGCTTTATCATATCATTTTTATCAC CGTACTTCCGGTAAAAAATTATATACCTATAAACCAACAATACAGTTTGAATCTGGTGGTGAATGGATAGAAGATATTCGAAGACATTATACATGGACTAGTAAAAATTTATCTAAGAGGATATCTTCCATTTATCTTATGATTAGACTAAGAGAAGATCCAGAATATTTAACCATCGACACTATAAATTTAGAATCTAAAGATTGGTTATTTGTATGTTCAGCATCTTCCATAGAAAGGCAATCAAGAGTTtg CACTTGGGGCTGGAATTTAACAAATAAGACAAGGATTTCAGTAGATCCTTTACACCGTTTAAGAAAAACTGTTGATTTGAAtcttgaagaaataaaataccCTGGTGTAACACACATTGTAGTAAGGATTACTCCAGATGATTTAGAAAATTATGTGGaagtaaatgttaatttatatCCTTATGATACAAGAGTTATACCTGTTAGAGGTGGTTTACCTgtcttaaaaaatttatttacgaAATCTCAAGTGAGAAAGTCTGATTATGGACATATTAGATATTATGCCACTCTTGAAAATATAAATGCTGTAGCAGTTGAACTTAAAGCATCTGGGTGTACAGATCCAAAACATCATgcaattgttgaattaatagaaCCATGGAGTGTTGGAGTTACACAAATGCAATTTTTTACTGTTGT GGATAATGGGCCGAAAACATTGAAAGTTCAAACCAAATATGATTCTTCTAACATCTCCGCTAGCTTAAGAATAACTTTAGACCCGGCATGTCtctatgaaattaatattcgaGAAAGTGGTATTATAGATCAGATTTCTTGTATCGTAAGAGATCGTTGGTATCTTCTATATACAACAATTATTAGTTTACTCTTAGTATTTTTGTCAATCAGAATTAATCCTGGTCATGAACAAATTCCAGTAATATTGATTActatatttttctcattttactATAACTTAGTATTGGAAAGTTTAGTTGCTACAGCTATTCTTTGTGCACTTACTATTGGAGTATgttgttctattatatttcttGGATCAGTGGCACATAGTATTGCTGTTAG atttttagcACGAGCAATAGCTTTTTCAACAACATGGTCAGATTGGCTACTTGGTGGATTAAATCAACTACCATTTATTACTGCGATTCTTGTTTTATCTTTAGTACCAGCAACCTGTGGAGCTTCGGCTATGATAATTTCAgtgtttctatattttttaaatttaacaagAATGTATGAAGATTATCTAGAAGACTTATTAATGGCTTCGTTacaacattttaatttaatacgaCAGTTTAGAAATTTGGGAAATGATCCCGAAGAACACGAAAATACAAGacagaaaatatttaatcaTCTTATTGTCTTCATACTCTGGTGTTTTACTGCCATTCCAGCTATACCATCTGTACTTGTTTGGGCAAAAAATTTCAG TTATGACATGAGACTTTCCACGGAAGATCCTCTGTTACTTCAAAGCTGGATAATTTTAGTAGCATGTAGCACACTAGGATGGGTGCAAGTTCCTACTAATCACCAGGGAACTCGATCACAATTATTGTCTAGCATATTATATTTTGTTGGTTGGATTGTACTTTCAATGGGAGCAGCAAATCATCCAtctttttatcaatattatatacCACCCACTGTAGCTGGAATTACTGCTATCATTGcattaaatttcattacttcttaa